A single Haloglycomyces albus DSM 45210 DNA region contains:
- a CDS encoding fluoride efflux transporter FluC: MNRSDSFRLSDVLRDTPVRALAAVSLGGVGGALARYGLTRAFPSAPDQFDLGIFLANAVGGFLIGVVMVVAVELKPGGAYLRPFVGVGFLGGFTSFSAYILDIGAAVDSGERGLALLFAFVSLAVALSAAAGGMYLTRRWDERRSRRRTSC, from the coding sequence GTGAACAGATCCGACAGCTTTCGTCTTTCCGACGTACTGCGCGACACGCCGGTACGGGCGCTCGCTGCCGTCAGCCTCGGTGGAGTCGGCGGGGCCCTGGCACGGTATGGACTCACCCGCGCGTTTCCGAGCGCTCCCGATCAGTTCGACCTGGGAATTTTTCTGGCCAACGCCGTGGGTGGCTTCCTCATCGGTGTGGTCATGGTCGTGGCCGTCGAACTGAAACCGGGCGGGGCTTATCTGCGTCCGTTCGTAGGGGTCGGCTTCCTCGGCGGATTCACCTCCTTTTCGGCTTACATCCTCGACATCGGTGCCGCCGTGGACTCCGGCGAGCGCGGTCTGGCATTGCTGTTCGCGTTTGTGAGTCTCGCGGTCGCCTTGAGCGCCGCCGCCGGCGGCATGTATCTCACGCGGCGTTGGGATGAGCGGCGTTCGCGCAGGAGGACGTCGTGCTGA
- a CDS encoding DUF4192 domain-containing protein, with translation MTTAANSTNVHIDSAADLAGLIPYLLGYEPESDSVVLVGLRHNLVRCALRVRVDDGEIQDSDVEHYVVILRHNGCDRLAIIGYGAAGALLDKLRQRCEHDTVPMRVIVTAQVRDGYLYPRWPDPDRSAESVPTASPAVCAMIAAGGSGPKNRRDLARLFKPAERRECDKVARALEEQRRRQADDDTTDPESRGKDLLCLDYWRQQTRLPEAAEIAEIALALSDVEVRDWLLDCMGDDPGQNNVDLWIWAARHLRGTPCATVACVAAFAAYRCGNGVVAAEAVDCALRANPRYRLAALLWEALQRGIPPHRLGRRTLPD, from the coding sequence ATGACTACCGCAGCCAATTCCACGAACGTTCACATCGACAGCGCCGCCGACTTGGCCGGGCTTATCCCTTACCTGCTCGGATACGAACCCGAGTCCGATTCGGTCGTATTGGTCGGACTGCGGCACAACCTGGTGCGCTGTGCCTTGCGGGTCCGGGTCGACGACGGTGAGATTCAGGATTCCGACGTCGAGCACTACGTGGTCATCCTGCGCCACAACGGATGTGACCGTTTGGCCATTATCGGCTACGGTGCCGCCGGTGCGCTGCTGGACAAACTACGGCAGCGCTGCGAGCACGACACCGTCCCCATGCGGGTTATCGTCACCGCCCAAGTGCGCGACGGCTACCTGTACCCACGCTGGCCGGATCCGGATCGTTCCGCCGAGTCCGTTCCCACCGCCAGCCCGGCCGTCTGCGCCATGATCGCGGCGGGCGGATCGGGGCCGAAGAATCGCCGCGACCTGGCACGCCTGTTCAAACCGGCCGAGCGCCGCGAATGCGACAAGGTCGCTCGGGCTCTGGAGGAACAACGCCGTCGTCAGGCCGACGACGATACGACCGACCCGGAATCGCGGGGTAAGGACCTGCTGTGTCTGGATTATTGGCGGCAGCAGACCCGGTTGCCCGAGGCGGCCGAGATCGCCGAGATCGCGCTCGCGCTCAGCGACGTGGAGGTGCGCGATTGGCTCTTGGACTGTATGGGCGATGATCCGGGGCAGAACAATGTAGACTTGTGGATTTGGGCGGCGCGGCATCTACGCGGCACGCCCTGTGCCACGGTGGCGTGCGTGGCCGCCTTCGCCGCCTACCGCTGCGGCAACGGAGTGGTCGCCGCCGAAGCGGTGGACTGTGCGCTGCGGGCCAATCCGCGGTACCGCTTGGCCGCACTGCTGTGGGAGGCTCTACAGCGGGGTATTCCGCCCCATCGCCTGGGGCGGCGAACTCTTCCGGATTGA
- a CDS encoding UvrD-helicase domain-containing protein encodes MAEPQRAQPEEPLLAGLHEAVRSDPLVSLDAMQRVAASASLGPILVNAAPGTGKSYLLVRRVAYLITELGVPAYQCAVIASSEERARHLRQSLDELLGAEGREVIVSGPDASTDVAHLFIDDLPFIPEKTFRSLVTGRDSNTSIMATGDPDSVIDDSDDWRAFDMFGELFPQSHMVRLSRNHRSPAAVVTAMSQIIEPVTRVPGRMTRSQRTVSEGTRIGRFYAVDEPTEREFLSEVYDALEFRGVETESIHVVSAPDEVDPTMVDEPHTVVLTGFDRDAWPNDARSRRLLYVALSRARGAVFISHQSHGSEVLDGIDSGLFVPFGYVPERSSGPEQPRLL; translated from the coding sequence GTGGCTGAGCCGCAACGGGCCCAGCCGGAGGAACCGCTGTTGGCGGGTCTGCACGAGGCGGTGCGATCCGATCCGCTCGTGTCCTTGGATGCGATGCAGCGGGTCGCGGCCAGTGCGTCTCTCGGCCCAATCCTGGTCAATGCGGCACCGGGGACGGGAAAGTCCTACCTGCTCGTGCGCAGGGTGGCCTACCTCATTACGGAATTGGGCGTTCCGGCCTATCAATGCGCCGTGATCGCCTCCAGTGAGGAGCGAGCGCGGCATTTGCGTCAGTCGCTCGACGAATTGTTGGGGGCCGAGGGGCGTGAGGTCATCGTTTCGGGGCCTGATGCCTCCACTGATGTAGCGCATCTATTTATTGATGATTTGCCATTTATTCCGGAAAAGACCTTTCGCTCCCTCGTCACAGGGCGTGACTCCAATACCTCCATCATGGCCACCGGCGACCCCGATTCGGTCATCGACGATTCGGACGACTGGCGGGCCTTCGACATGTTCGGGGAACTGTTTCCGCAGTCCCATATGGTGCGACTGTCGCGTAATCATCGCTCCCCCGCTGCGGTGGTGACGGCGATGTCGCAGATCATCGAGCCGGTCACTCGCGTTCCGGGCCGTATGACGCGATCGCAGCGTACCGTGTCCGAAGGTACCCGCATCGGTCGCTTTTACGCCGTCGACGAGCCGACCGAACGCGAGTTCCTGTCGGAGGTATACGACGCCTTGGAGTTTCGCGGTGTGGAGACGGAGTCGATCCACGTCGTCTCCGCTCCCGACGAGGTCGATCCGACCATGGTCGACGAGCCGCATACGGTCGTTTTGACCGGCTTTGATCGCGACGCTTGGCCTAATGACGCCCGAAGCAGACGACTGCTGTACGTGGCATTGTCACGGGCGCGCGGGGCGGTCTTCATCTCGCATCAGAGTCACGGCTCTGAGGTCTTGGACGGAATCGACTCAGGTCTGTTCGTTCCCTTCGGCTATGTACCTGAGCGCAGTTCGGGACCGGAACAGCCGCGTCTACTGTAG
- the dnaE gene encoding DNA polymerase III subunit alpha, which translates to MSKQFAHLHVHTEYSMLDGAAKLGPLFEEAQRLGQPALAMTDHGNMYGAYSFYHEAKKAGIKPILGIEAYLAPHDRFHKKPVRWGDPSQIRDDLSGNGSYTHATMLAKNTTGLRNLFKLSSYASFEGTYYKPRMDRELIAPNAEGIIATTGCPGGEVQTRLRLGQIDEAYQAASDFRDIFGPENYFLELMEHGNSVERRVADELYEMARKMNLRPLVTNDSHYVTDDQQHEHAALLCVQSGSTLDDPKRFQFEGDGYFLRSAEQMYQLRSDEAWQEGCANTLLVAEMIEDYDEVFNEADRMPRIEVPSGYDQGSWLTREVFQGLAERFPDGTIPEEYKSRAQFELDVIIKTGYPSYFLVVADLINYARREGIYVGPGRGSAAGSLVAYALKITNIDPLEYGLLFERFLNPERVSMPDIDIDFDDRRRGEMITYATEKYGQDFVAQVITFGTIKTKAALKDAARVHHGQAGFALADRISKALPPPVAAKDIPLQGITDPKHERYKEAAEVRGLIENDNEVKQIFETAQGLEGLIRNAGVHACAVILSSQPLTECVPMWARPDGSIITGWDYPSCEDIGLLKMDFLGLRNLTVIGDAIEAIKLNRGVDIDLDTLTVDDPASYELLARGDTLGVFQLDGGGMRELLKRMKPDSFADIIAVLALYRPGPMEANSHNNYADRKNGRQEVTPIHPELADALEEILAETHGLIVYQEQIMKIAQKLAGFSMGQADVLRKAMGKKKIDVLEKMYTDFESGMASNGFSKESIKTLWDIMLPFAGYAFNKSHAAGYGLVAYWTAYLKANFPAEYMAALLSSVGDSKDKTAVYLSECRKMGITVMPPDVNDSRHMFHAVGGDIRYGMEAVRNVGGHVVSGIIQAREEKGEYTDFQDFLNKVPANVCNKRSVESLVKAGAFDSLGYSRRGLAEVHEKAIDAVVSIKKEEAKGQFDLFGGMMESPETMGVDLSVSEEEWPREDKLTFEREMLGLYVSDHPLNGFEKLLARSSDKPVAALHGDGVKDGTTVSVAGILQNVAKRVTKQGKLWASATIEDLDGSIEVRFFPNTYEIVADSLADDVICAVKGKVDRRDGTAQLIAFDLAVLDTSGGPETSDAPLRLSVEADSVNEELIYDLRNAFRHSKGDVPVYVQVQAEEHGPMLELGSQWRINPSNDLTTQLRSIAGVTVR; encoded by the coding sequence ATGTCGAAGCAATTCGCCCATCTGCACGTCCACACCGAATACTCCATGCTCGACGGAGCCGCCAAACTCGGCCCGCTATTCGAAGAGGCACAACGCCTCGGCCAACCCGCCCTCGCCATGACCGACCACGGCAACATGTACGGGGCCTACTCCTTCTACCACGAGGCCAAAAAGGCCGGCATCAAACCGATCCTGGGAATCGAGGCCTACCTCGCGCCCCACGACCGCTTCCACAAAAAGCCCGTCCGCTGGGGCGATCCGTCCCAAATTCGCGACGACCTCTCGGGAAACGGTTCCTACACCCACGCCACCATGCTCGCCAAGAACACCACCGGGCTGCGTAACCTCTTCAAACTCTCCTCGTACGCCAGCTTCGAAGGCACCTACTACAAGCCGCGCATGGACCGCGAACTCATCGCCCCCAACGCCGAGGGCATCATCGCCACCACCGGTTGCCCGGGTGGTGAGGTGCAGACCCGCCTCCGACTGGGTCAGATCGACGAGGCCTACCAGGCGGCCAGCGACTTCCGCGACATCTTCGGCCCCGAGAACTACTTCCTCGAACTCATGGAGCACGGCAACTCCGTGGAACGCCGCGTCGCCGACGAGCTGTACGAAATGGCGCGCAAGATGAACCTGCGGCCGCTGGTCACCAACGATTCCCACTACGTCACCGACGACCAGCAGCACGAACACGCGGCGCTGCTGTGCGTGCAATCGGGATCGACCCTGGACGACCCCAAACGTTTCCAGTTCGAAGGAGACGGCTACTTCCTCCGCTCCGCCGAGCAGATGTATCAGCTGCGCTCCGATGAGGCCTGGCAGGAGGGCTGTGCCAATACGCTGCTGGTGGCCGAAATGATCGAAGACTACGACGAGGTCTTCAACGAAGCCGACCGGATGCCGCGCATCGAAGTCCCCAGCGGCTACGACCAAGGCAGCTGGCTGACCCGCGAGGTCTTCCAGGGACTGGCCGAACGATTCCCCGACGGCACGATTCCCGAGGAGTACAAGTCCCGTGCCCAGTTCGAGCTGGACGTCATCATCAAAACCGGCTACCCCTCGTACTTCCTCGTCGTCGCCGACCTCATCAACTACGCCCGCCGGGAAGGCATCTACGTCGGTCCCGGTCGCGGTTCCGCCGCCGGTTCGCTCGTCGCCTACGCCCTCAAGATCACCAATATCGACCCACTTGAGTACGGCCTGCTGTTCGAGCGTTTCCTCAACCCCGAACGTGTCTCCATGCCCGATATCGATATCGACTTCGATGATCGTCGCCGAGGAGAGATGATCACCTACGCCACCGAGAAGTACGGACAGGACTTCGTCGCCCAGGTGATCACCTTCGGCACGATTAAAACCAAGGCCGCTTTGAAGGACGCCGCCCGCGTCCACCACGGGCAGGCCGGTTTCGCGCTCGCCGACCGCATTTCCAAGGCACTGCCGCCTCCCGTCGCCGCCAAGGACATTCCCCTTCAAGGCATCACCGACCCCAAGCACGAACGGTACAAGGAAGCCGCCGAAGTGCGCGGACTCATTGAAAACGACAATGAGGTCAAGCAGATCTTCGAAACCGCGCAAGGTCTGGAGGGCCTCATCCGCAACGCGGGGGTGCACGCCTGTGCCGTTATTCTGTCCTCGCAACCGCTCACCGAATGCGTCCCGATGTGGGCACGTCCGGACGGTTCGATCATCACCGGCTGGGACTACCCCAGCTGTGAGGACATCGGACTGTTGAAGATGGACTTCCTCGGTCTACGCAACCTGACGGTCATCGGCGACGCCATCGAAGCCATCAAACTCAACCGTGGGGTGGACATCGACCTCGATACGTTGACGGTGGACGACCCGGCCTCCTATGAACTGCTCGCCCGAGGTGACACGCTCGGTGTGTTCCAGCTCGACGGTGGCGGCATGCGGGAATTGCTGAAACGTATGAAGCCCGACAGCTTCGCCGACATCATCGCCGTTCTGGCGCTCTACCGGCCCGGTCCCATGGAGGCCAACTCGCACAACAACTACGCCGACCGTAAGAACGGACGGCAGGAAGTCACCCCGATCCACCCGGAGTTGGCCGACGCGTTGGAAGAGATCCTGGCCGAAACGCACGGTCTCATCGTCTACCAAGAGCAGATCATGAAAATCGCGCAGAAACTGGCGGGATTCTCGATGGGTCAAGCCGATGTTCTGCGTAAAGCGATGGGGAAGAAGAAAATCGACGTCCTGGAGAAAATGTACACCGATTTCGAATCGGGCATGGCCTCCAACGGTTTCAGCAAGGAGTCCATCAAAACCCTCTGGGACATCATGCTTCCCTTCGCCGGTTACGCGTTCAACAAATCGCACGCCGCCGGATACGGTTTGGTCGCGTACTGGACGGCCTACCTGAAGGCCAACTTCCCCGCCGAATACATGGCCGCACTGTTGTCGTCAGTCGGCGATTCGAAGGACAAGACCGCCGTCTACCTCTCCGAATGCCGCAAGATGGGCATCACGGTCATGCCGCCGGACGTCAACGACTCCCGCCACATGTTCCACGCCGTCGGCGGCGACATTCGCTACGGGATGGAAGCGGTGCGCAATGTCGGCGGGCACGTTGTCAGCGGCATTATTCAAGCGCGGGAAGAGAAGGGGGAATACACCGACTTTCAGGACTTCCTCAACAAGGTTCCCGCCAACGTGTGTAATAAGCGCAGCGTGGAGTCCCTCGTCAAGGCCGGTGCCTTCGACTCGCTCGGATACAGCCGCCGAGGTCTGGCCGAGGTGCACGAAAAAGCCATCGACGCCGTGGTGTCCATTAAGAAAGAAGAGGCCAAAGGGCAGTTCGACCTGTTCGGCGGAATGATGGAGTCGCCCGAAACCATGGGCGTGGACCTCAGCGTGTCCGAAGAGGAATGGCCGCGCGAGGACAAACTGACCTTCGAACGGGAGATGCTGGGACTCTACGTCTCCGACCACCCGCTCAACGGCTTTGAAAAGCTCCTGGCCCGCAGCAGCGACAAGCCCGTCGCGGCCCTGCACGGCGACGGCGTCAAGGACGGAACGACCGTATCCGTCGCGGGCATCCTGCAGAACGTCGCCAAGCGGGTCACCAAGCAGGGGAAGCTGTGGGCTTCGGCGACCATCGAAGATCTGGACGGCTCCATCGAGGTCCGTTTCTTCCCCAACACCTACGAGATCGTGGCCGACTCCCTTGCCGACGACGTCATCTGCGCGGTCAAGGGGAAGGTCGACCGGCGCGACGGCACGGCACAGCTGATCGCCTTCGACCTCGCCGTTCTCGACACCTCGGGAGGCCCGGAAACCTCCGACGCGCCGCTACGGCTCAGCGTCGAGGCCGATTCGGTCAATGAGGAACTGATCTACGATCTACGGAACGCCTTCCGCCACTCCAAGGGAGACGTGCCGGTCTACGTCCAGGTACAGGCCGAGGAGCACGGCCCCATGCTGGAACTGGGCAGCCAATGGCGCATCAACCCCAGCAACGACCTCACCACTCAACTGCGGTCGATCGCCGGCGTGACCGTACGCTGA
- the dnaB gene encoding replicative DNA helicase, giving the protein MTDLTTGNLHSQFGPPPDDPYGSGPPDAAGPGGYERTPPQDIAAEQSVLGGMLLSKDAIADVIEIIKTVDFYKPSHALIYDAICDKYADGEPADAITIAAALADSGDLNKIGGGPYLHDLLDAVPTAANAGYYARIVHEKAVLRRLIEAGTKIVQFGYGGGKGGRDVDDLVDLSQQAVYDVTDRRKSEDFSMLQDLLQPTLDEIETIGDNQGLITGIPTGFTDLDKLLSGIQPGQLIIVAGRPGLGKSTVAMDFLRHASLHHRMSSALFSLEMSKFEIVMRLLSAETRVPMHVLRDGSLEDDDWTRLVRRMGEISESPLFIDDTASMTLMEIRAKARRLKQKNDLKMMVVDYLQLMTSPKQVESRQQEVSEISRGLKLLAKEVECPIIAVAQLNRGPEQRTDRRPQLSDLRESGSLEQDADVVLLLHRDDYYDKESPRAGEADFIVAKHRNGATDTVTVASQLHLSRFVDLAI; this is encoded by the coding sequence TTGACCGACCTGACCACCGGTAACCTCCATTCCCAGTTCGGGCCGCCCCCGGACGACCCGTACGGTTCCGGACCGCCCGACGCCGCCGGGCCAGGGGGCTATGAGCGTACCCCACCACAGGACATCGCCGCCGAACAGAGTGTGCTCGGCGGAATGCTGCTGTCCAAGGACGCCATCGCCGACGTCATCGAAATCATCAAGACCGTCGACTTCTACAAGCCCAGCCACGCCCTGATCTACGACGCCATCTGCGACAAGTACGCCGACGGCGAGCCCGCCGACGCCATCACCATTGCCGCCGCGCTGGCCGATTCGGGCGACTTGAACAAGATCGGCGGCGGGCCGTACCTCCACGACCTCCTCGACGCCGTTCCCACCGCCGCCAACGCCGGCTATTACGCCCGGATCGTGCACGAGAAGGCCGTGCTGCGTCGCCTCATCGAAGCGGGCACCAAGATCGTGCAGTTCGGATACGGCGGCGGCAAGGGCGGGCGCGACGTCGACGACCTGGTCGACCTTTCGCAGCAGGCCGTCTACGACGTCACCGACCGCCGCAAAAGTGAAGACTTTTCCATGCTGCAGGATCTTCTGCAGCCGACCTTGGACGAAATCGAGACCATTGGAGACAATCAAGGTCTCATCACCGGTATTCCCACCGGTTTCACCGATCTCGACAAACTGCTCTCGGGAATCCAACCCGGCCAGCTGATCATCGTGGCCGGTCGCCCCGGTCTCGGTAAGTCGACCGTGGCGATGGACTTCCTGCGTCACGCCTCCCTGCATCACCGTATGAGCTCGGCCCTGTTCAGTCTGGAAATGAGCAAATTCGAGATCGTCATGCGCCTGCTGTCGGCCGAAACCCGAGTTCCCATGCACGTCTTGCGCGACGGAAGTTTGGAAGACGACGACTGGACCCGCCTGGTCCGACGCATGGGAGAAATCAGTGAGTCGCCGCTGTTCATCGACGACACCGCCTCGATGACGCTCATGGAGATCCGGGCCAAGGCTCGGCGTCTCAAACAGAAGAACGACCTCAAAATGATGGTCGTCGACTATCTTCAGCTCATGACGTCCCCCAAACAAGTGGAGTCGCGCCAGCAGGAGGTATCGGAGATTTCCCGTGGCCTCAAGCTGCTGGCCAAGGAGGTCGAATGCCCCATCATCGCCGTAGCACAGCTCAACCGTGGCCCCGAGCAGCGCACCGACCGTCGACCACAACTCAGCGACCTGCGTGAAAGTGGTTCGCTGGAACAGGATGCCGACGTCGTGCTCCTGCTACATCGTGACGACTACTACGACAAGGAGTCGCCCCGTGCCGGGGAGGCCGACTTCATCGTCGCCAAGCACCGTAACGGTGCCACCGATACCGTCACCGTCGCCAGCCAACTGCACCTGTCCCGGTTCGTCGACCTGGCGATTTAG
- a CDS encoding cation:dicarboxylate symporter family transporter — protein MKSIPFSVQLFIGLFAGLALGWVARQWAVGWLGESLITVGGLFVQLLFLIVPLLVFTAIVAAVGNLRNLTNAGRLVGKTLLWFMATALIAVGVGITLGLVVNPGDGVHLSAIDNEGAPDSSGSWLDFLTGIVPSNIVEAFAEVNVLQIVFLAIIIGAAAVKVGDKAEAFFSFNTSLLEITQKALWWIIRLAPIGTAGLIGRAVYSYGWDLLAPLAKFSASIYIGCFIVLLVIYPIVLRGFAKVSPLTWLRKAWPALQLAFASRSSVGTMPLAQRTVTERMGVNRNYAAFASPFGATTKMDGCAAIYPAIAAIFIAEVYGMPLGVADYVLIAFVSVIGSAATAGLTGATVMLTLTLSTLGLPLEGVGLLLAIDPILDMIRTATNVAGQMVVPVVVAKSEDMLDRTVFNAPPQPLDEVPSFAADEDDSQAEAEPPADELVGAKS, from the coding sequence TTGAAATCCATACCGTTTTCAGTGCAGCTGTTCATCGGTCTGTTCGCCGGTCTGGCCCTGGGCTGGGTCGCTCGGCAGTGGGCCGTCGGCTGGCTGGGCGAAAGTCTCATCACCGTGGGCGGTCTGTTCGTCCAGCTTCTGTTCCTGATCGTTCCGCTTCTGGTGTTCACCGCGATCGTGGCCGCCGTGGGGAATCTGCGCAATCTCACCAACGCCGGTCGCCTGGTGGGAAAGACCCTGCTGTGGTTCATGGCGACGGCGCTCATTGCCGTCGGCGTGGGGATCACCCTCGGGTTGGTGGTCAACCCGGGTGACGGGGTGCATCTGTCGGCCATCGACAATGAGGGAGCGCCGGATTCCAGCGGTTCCTGGTTGGACTTCCTGACCGGTATCGTTCCCAGCAACATCGTTGAGGCGTTCGCCGAGGTCAATGTCCTCCAGATCGTCTTCCTCGCGATCATCATCGGTGCCGCCGCCGTGAAGGTCGGCGACAAGGCCGAGGCGTTCTTCTCCTTCAACACGTCATTGCTGGAGATCACGCAGAAGGCCCTGTGGTGGATCATCCGCCTCGCCCCCATCGGTACCGCCGGTCTGATCGGGCGGGCCGTCTACTCCTACGGCTGGGACCTCTTGGCTCCCTTGGCGAAGTTCAGCGCGTCGATCTACATCGGCTGCTTCATCGTTCTGCTGGTCATCTACCCGATCGTGCTGCGCGGCTTCGCGAAGGTATCACCCCTTACCTGGCTGCGCAAGGCCTGGCCCGCTCTCCAGCTGGCCTTTGCCTCCCGTTCTTCGGTAGGAACCATGCCGTTGGCGCAGCGCACCGTCACCGAACGCATGGGTGTGAACCGCAATTACGCGGCCTTCGCCTCGCCGTTCGGTGCCACCACCAAGATGGACGGTTGCGCCGCCATCTACCCGGCCATCGCCGCGATCTTCATCGCTGAGGTGTACGGCATGCCGTTGGGTGTGGCCGATTACGTACTCATCGCCTTCGTGTCGGTGATCGGTTCGGCCGCCACCGCCGGTCTCACCGGTGCGACGGTCATGCTGACGTTGACGCTCAGCACGCTGGGTCTGCCGTTGGAAGGTGTCGGTCTCCTCCTGGCGATCGACCCGATCCTGGACATGATCCGTACCGCGACCAACGTGGCCGGTCAGATGGTCGTTCCGGTCGTCGTGGCCAAGTCCGAGGACATGCTCGACCGGACGGTGTTCAACGCACCGCCGCAGCCGCTCGACGAGGTGCCGTCCTTCGCCGCTGACGAGGACGATTCACAGGCGGAGGCCGAACCACCGGCCGACGAGCTGGTCGGTGCGAAGAGTTAA
- a CDS encoding PLP-dependent aminotransferase family protein, whose product MSGTTLDDYTGRYAARVHGMAQSEIRALFSVANRPEVVSLAGGNPYTAALPFDDLEEMFSRLLHDSGPKSFMYCPGQGDPRLREAIADVLELTGIRASADDLVLTTGAQQGLDLLARTFLDPGDIVLAEGPTYVGALGVFQAAQADVRHLPMDAQGLIPAGLEEALRKLETQGREAKFLYTVPTYQNPAGVTLSEERRDEILTIAERYGLLVIEDDPYSMITFEDEPPKPLRARVERGVIYLGTVSKIFAAGLRLGWVLAPPAVRDKLLLAVEASILCPPALTQEATRRFLTEMEWQQQVKVFTTLYQERRDALLGALSDYMPQGTSWTRPEGGMFVWLDLPAGLDSKAMLPRALSERVAYVPGTGFYSDGDGAAHMRLNFSFPTSDEIREGVRRLGGVISDERRLRDAFTADTE is encoded by the coding sequence GTGTCCGGAACAACGCTTGACGATTACACCGGTCGGTATGCAGCCAGGGTCCACGGGATGGCACAGAGCGAAATCCGGGCCCTGTTTTCCGTGGCCAATCGCCCGGAAGTGGTCTCCCTCGCGGGCGGTAATCCGTACACCGCCGCCCTGCCGTTCGACGACCTGGAGGAGATGTTCTCCCGGCTTCTTCACGATTCGGGACCCAAGTCGTTCATGTACTGCCCGGGTCAGGGCGACCCCAGACTACGGGAAGCCATTGCGGACGTCTTGGAACTGACCGGTATTCGGGCCTCGGCCGACGACCTCGTCCTGACCACCGGAGCTCAGCAGGGGCTCGACCTGCTGGCCCGCACGTTCCTCGATCCCGGCGACATCGTCCTCGCCGAAGGCCCCACCTACGTCGGAGCGCTCGGAGTCTTTCAGGCGGCGCAGGCCGACGTACGCCACCTGCCCATGGACGCCCAGGGCCTCATTCCCGCCGGGCTGGAAGAAGCACTACGGAAGCTGGAGACTCAAGGGCGGGAGGCCAAGTTCCTCTACACCGTGCCCACTTACCAGAATCCCGCCGGGGTGACGCTCTCCGAGGAGCGTCGTGACGAAATCCTGACCATCGCCGAACGTTACGGCCTGCTGGTCATCGAGGACGACCCCTATTCCATGATCACCTTCGAAGACGAACCTCCCAAGCCGTTGCGCGCCCGGGTGGAGCGTGGCGTGATCTATCTGGGGACGGTTTCGAAGATCTTCGCCGCCGGGCTTCGTCTGGGCTGGGTTTTGGCTCCACCGGCGGTACGCGACAAACTCCTGCTGGCGGTGGAGGCGTCCATTTTGTGCCCACCGGCGTTGACGCAGGAGGCCACCCGTCGTTTTCTCACCGAAATGGAATGGCAGCAGCAGGTCAAGGTCTTCACCACGCTCTACCAGGAGCGGCGCGACGCCTTGCTGGGAGCCCTGAGCGACTACATGCCTCAGGGCACGTCGTGGACGCGACCCGAGGGCGGCATGTTCGTGTGGCTGGACCTGCCCGCGGGCTTGGATTCCAAGGCCATGCTGCCGCGCGCCCTGTCCGAACGGGTAGCCTACGTTCCGGGAACGGGATTCTATTCCGACGGCGACGGAGCCGCGCATATGCGATTGAACTTTTCGTTCCCCACCAGCGACGAGATCCGTGAGGGCGTCCGCCGACTCGGGGGAGTCATCTCCGACGAACGTCGGCTGCGTGACGCGTTCACGGCAGACACCGAGTGA
- a CDS encoding fluoride efflux transporter FluC, protein MLTVLAVALGGALGAPARFLTDRIAAHLWGRGLPWGTFIVNVVGTFLAVMAAVLISDPFLYRFVAVGFCGALTTYSTLSYETLMLAESGRWHVALGNVAANLCGGLAAGWLAFAVAHAV, encoded by the coding sequence GTGCTGACCGTTCTCGCCGTCGCGTTGGGCGGGGCTCTCGGCGCTCCCGCCCGTTTCCTCACCGACCGGATCGCCGCGCACCTGTGGGGACGTGGTTTGCCGTGGGGCACGTTTATCGTGAACGTCGTGGGCACGTTTCTGGCCGTTATGGCCGCCGTGTTGATCAGCGATCCCTTTCTCTACCGTTTCGTGGCCGTCGGATTCTGTGGAGCGCTGACCACTTATTCCACGCTCTCGTACGAGACGCTCATGCTGGCCGAATCGGGTAGGTGGCATGTCGCGCTCGGCAATGTGGCGGCGAATCTGTGCGGGGGTCTGGCCGCCGGTTGGCTGGCCTTCGCTGTGGCGCACGCCGTCTAG